A window of the Virgibacillus pantothenticus genome harbors these coding sequences:
- a CDS encoding PH domain-containing protein, which translates to MYQHIEEPKQKISQHAINVWRITNTIGHFIFLIIIIVLLTLHANFEWYGWIGYVLWILLGLDIISAIWSVFFEPILLQKYWRYGINKDFVQLKHGKWNMEHQVIPMTKIQYVSLKQGPILRKYGLSSVSIGTMASTHEIPAIQEDEAKTIRDEIAALAKIKEVEN; encoded by the coding sequence ATGTACCAACATATAGAAGAACCAAAACAGAAAATTTCACAACATGCAATTAACGTATGGCGTATCACCAACACGATTGGACATTTTATTTTCTTAATCATTATCATCGTATTGCTTACCCTTCATGCCAATTTTGAATGGTATGGTTGGATTGGTTACGTATTATGGATATTACTGGGACTTGATATTATTTCTGCTATTTGGAGCGTGTTTTTTGAACCGATTCTACTACAAAAGTATTGGCGTTATGGAATAAACAAGGATTTTGTTCAACTAAAGCACGGAAAATGGAATATGGAACATCAAGTTATACCGATGACGAAAATTCAATATGTCAGCTTAAAGCAAGGTCCGATTTTGCGAAAGTATGGACTATCTAGTGTTTCCATTGGAACAATGGCGTCTACCCATGAAATCCCTGCTATACAGGAGGATGAAGCAAAAACCATTCGTGATGAAATCGCTGCACTCGCCAAAATTAAGGAAGTGGAGAACTAA
- a CDS encoding PH domain-containing protein → METNKRMHPMMMLVSFIASLKDIFFIFIFLFVINLSSTATWVEIGRILFFVYLIYKVFSVIITWWRTTYSVNESFIEIKQGIFTRKQHQILFDRIQNVQTNTPFYLRPLNLTALTLETGAEDEDSSFTFTAISKQEAEQIEHVLDYYTKQQGQEPETTETNETETADSNAQPVMKDKRIVHFNPTKKDVLKASALSFSYLLLIPVLASLLSNIDEVYDLSETGEKIFHFLRESWFWLSVLIFMFIIIAIGFGLVRTYLKYGRYEISSDQERIYIRKGVWNEQHFSIRKQNVQAVHIEQSLLKRMLRIAEVKLISAGGVDLSGEEINSLYPFLPINRAHHMIEEILPEFAIKAGMEQLPKKSLVARICQIPLLWITGTAIIVIFFPKWWPVSIILFLLTIASRILDYYFTCYLVHGEILQIRTGGFFITTSITTREKIIEFKLEQNLIQKRFGLADIETTNRSKPIHVNALYNIPIDMVQRTFAWYTGRSPKIEGGSYGEQDLYRR, encoded by the coding sequence ATGGAAACAAATAAACGCATGCACCCAATGATGATGCTCGTATCCTTTATTGCCTCATTGAAAGATATTTTTTTCATATTTATTTTCTTATTTGTAATTAATTTGTCTTCCACGGCAACATGGGTTGAAATAGGTAGAATCCTGTTCTTTGTCTATCTTATTTATAAAGTTTTCTCGGTAATCATAACATGGTGGCGCACAACGTATAGCGTAAACGAGAGCTTTATTGAAATAAAACAAGGCATCTTTACACGAAAACAGCATCAAATCCTTTTTGATCGCATACAAAATGTCCAGACAAATACACCATTTTATTTACGACCACTTAACTTAACAGCACTTACGTTAGAAACGGGTGCAGAAGATGAGGATTCATCATTTACTTTTACCGCTATTTCGAAGCAAGAAGCAGAACAGATCGAACATGTTTTGGATTATTATACAAAACAGCAAGGTCAGGAGCCTGAAACAACAGAAACAAATGAAACAGAAACGGCTGATTCCAACGCTCAACCTGTTATGAAAGATAAAAGAATTGTTCACTTTAACCCTACTAAAAAAGATGTTTTAAAAGCATCTGCATTATCCTTTAGCTACTTATTACTCATTCCTGTACTAGCTTCACTGCTGAGTAATATTGATGAAGTATATGACTTATCAGAAACAGGTGAAAAGATTTTTCATTTTCTAAGAGAATCATGGTTTTGGCTTAGTGTACTTATTTTTATGTTTATTATAATCGCGATTGGATTTGGATTAGTTCGCACATATTTAAAATATGGACGCTATGAGATTTCCTCTGACCAAGAGAGGATATATATTCGTAAAGGGGTATGGAATGAGCAGCATTTTTCTATTCGCAAGCAAAATGTGCAAGCCGTTCATATTGAACAATCATTGTTAAAACGTATGCTTCGGATAGCAGAGGTAAAGCTAATCAGTGCTGGTGGCGTTGACCTTTCCGGTGAAGAAATAAACTCACTTTATCCCTTTTTACCAATAAATCGAGCTCACCACATGATTGAGGAAATACTGCCTGAATTTGCAATAAAAGCGGGTATGGAGCAGCTGCCGAAGAAATCTTTAGTTGCAAGAATATGTCAAATCCCATTGCTTTGGATTACTGGTACAGCCATAATTGTCATTTTCTTTCCAAAGTGGTGGCCAGTCTCGATTATTTTGTTCCTGTTAACGATTGCATCAAGAATACTAGATTATTATTTTACCTGCTATTTGGTTCATGGAGAAATATTGCAAATCCGAACAGGAGGTTTCTTCATTACAACAAGTATTACAACCCGCGAGAAAATCATTGAATTTAAGCTTGAGCAAAATTTAATTCAAAAACGCTTTGGTCTGGCAGACATAGAAACAACAAATCGCAGCAAACCCATTCATGTCAATGCCTTATATAATATCCCCATTGACATGGTCCAACGTACGTTTGCGTGGTATACAGGTCGAAGCCCTAAAATAGAGGGAGGATCATATGGAGAACAAGATCTATATAGAAGATAA